A genomic region of Arachis hypogaea cultivar Tifrunner chromosome 5, arahy.Tifrunner.gnm2.J5K5, whole genome shotgun sequence contains the following coding sequences:
- the LOC112802568 gene encoding uncharacterized protein: protein KKTKKQEFEASAHSPTSSCRIASSSSSPPSFLLPLPHTLLTSETEELSTLTNTTKWPSSLTKPPLLPTSDLTPRPRKPKICFHSRAVNTISNLGLVKKRYGTQLLQLLAEDAALKPFKSYKQSVKKLKKVGDILTIVVVAGCCYEIYVKAAMREAARRQ from the exons aaaaaaacaaaaaaacaggaATTTGAAGCCTCTGCTCATTCGCCAACTTCTTCGTGTCGCATCGCCAGCTCCAGTTCGTCGCCGCCATCGTTCTTGCTCCCTCTCCCTCATACTCTGCTCACTTCTGAGACCGAAG AACTCTCAACTTTGACCAACACAACCAAATGGCCTTCCTCCTTAACAAAACCACCATTGCTTCCCACTTCCGATCTCACTCCCAGGCCCAG AAAGCCCAAGATCTGCTTTCACTCTCGCGCCGTCAATACCATATCGAACCTGGGCCTCGTGAAAAAGCG TTATGGCACTCAATTGTTGCAGCTCTTGGCTGAAGATGCAGCTTTGAAGCCATTTAAGTCATATAAGCAGAGTGTGAAGAAGCTCAAAAAGGTTGGCGATATTCTAACAATTGTTGTCGTTGCAG GATGCTGCTATGAAATATATGTCAAGGCAGCTATGAGAGAAGCAGCTCGGAGACAGTAA